Genomic segment of Clostridium sp. Marseille-P299:
GCAATTGAATCATGCGAAAGGATTGAGGAGGATAAGCGTTTTATTCGAGTTTATATTGCAATTATTAAGAAGCAGCTCTATCTATCAATTCAAAATTCAGCGAAAGAAGATTTATCGGTGAATGATAAAAATTATATTACGACAAAACGTGGGAATCATGGACTTGGTTTAAAACGTGTTAAAATACTAACTGAAAAATACGATGGTTATCTTAATTTACAAAATGAACCAGGGATATTTGCCTCAGAAGTAACCATTCCCTTATAGATAAAGCGCAATTCCTGTGTGTATTTACAATTCTTGCATGTGTTTTGCAATTCGTGCGTGTATTTTTACAATTCGTGCTGATTACTCCTCATACAATAAAAAATAAGTATGATAAGAGTAAATATTCTACGGGAGGTAAGTATGCAGAAAAATTATACACTATGGCAAAATATAAGATACACCTTTAAAAAAGTATATGATTATGTTGGTATCTCCTATTTTGCTTATGCAATGTTTCAAATACTATTTGAAATAGCAGCACCGTTTTTAACAATGGCATTGCCAAGTGTGGTCATTGCCGCAATAACATTAGAAAATAGGGTAGAGACATCCATTCTAAAAGTTCTATTTTATGTAGTATTATTAATGGTTGTAAGAATTGGTTTGACTTTTCTAAAACAAACAACTACCAGCAAAACATTTTTATTTCGAATTGATTTTATGAGAGAAATGTTAGTTCATACCACTGAAATGGACTACGAAAAATTAGAATGTCCAAAAGGTCAAGACATGCTGACTAAGGCAAGATTTGCAGTGTATGCAGGAAATGATGTTGGTATCGAAGCACTAGCAAATAAAACCAGTGCTTTAATTGCACAAATTGGAGGATTTATTTTATATGCTATGATATCGGCTAATATGAGTATATTTATATTAATAACACTTATTATTACCACTCTAATCATAGTTATTTTAAACCATAAAAACCGTTCTTTTATACAAAAACATAAGGAAGATTGGACTCCTTATGATAAAAAGTTAGATTATCTGCAAAATCAAGCAATCGACACAAAGAATGGTAAGGATATTCGACTATATCAACTTAAGAATTGGTTTTTAGATTCCTTTAAAGAATACACTGAAAAAAGATTTTACTGGTACAAGAAAGAATATAGAAGGTATTATCTTGTAAATGCGGCAGAGCGAATCATGAACTTAGTACGTGATGGCGTAGTGTATGCTTACTTGATTTATCAAATGATACATGGAATGCCTTTGGATCAATTTTTACTATACATTGGTGTTGCAGCAGGTTTTGGAACTTGGATGAAAGAAATCTTTCAGAAATACCATGGTATGCAGGTGGATTCCGATTATCTAAATGATTATAGAAGTTTTATGGAGTATGGAATTGTAGAAAATCAAGAACAGAAACAGAAACAAAAACAAAAACAAAAACAAAAACAAAAACAAGAACAAAAGCAAGAACAAGAACAAAAACAAGAACAGAAGCTAAAACAGAATAAAAAGCAAAAACAGAAACAAATACAGAAGCAAAAACAAATACAAGAACCAATACAAAACCAAATACAAAATCAAGATAAAAATAGAGAGCTAACACCAAAAAATTCCAAATCACATGAAATAGTATTAGAACATGTTTCTTTTAAGTACCCAGGAAATGAAGAGTATACTCTTAGAGATATCAATCTTACAATTCGTGCAGGTGAAAAACTTGCAGTAGTCGGTATGAATGGTGCAGGAAAATCAACATTAATCAAGTTAATCAGTGGTTTGTATACACCTACCGAAGGAAAAATTTATCTTGATGGCATTGATATACAGACATTTCGTAAGGAGGATTACTTTAAAGAGTTTGCAGTTGTGTTCCAAGAAGTATTTGCATTTGCATTTCATTTGGATGAAAATATCGTTTGCGTAAAGCGTTCAGAGATTAACGAGGAGCGATTAACACAGGCGGTGAAAAAGGCTGACCTTACAGAAAAAATTCAGGAATTACCTAAGAAGATGGATACTATGATGTTGAAAAAATTAGATGAAGAAGGGGTTGAATTTTCAGGAGGTGAAATGCAAAAGCTTATGCTTGCAAGGGCACTTTATAAAGATGCTCCAGTCATAATTTTAGATGAGCCAACAGCAGCCCTTGATCCGATTGCAGAAAGTAACTTATATGAGAAATATCAATCATTAACAGAAGATAAAACAAGTATTTTTATTTCACATCGATTAAGTTCTACCCGCTTTTGTGATCGCATTATCTTTGTAAAAGATGGAAGAATCATGGAAGAAGGCACTCATGACGAGTTGATGGACAAGCATGGAGAATATGCAAAAATGTTTGCGGTTCAATCACATTATTATCAAAAAAATCTAGAAAACAATGAGGAGGAACTGTGTTATGAAGGATAAACTAAAAGAAAAGTTAGGATTTCATAAAAAAGGATTTGAACTAATGGCAATGGTTCATAAAACAGATTCATCCACAATTCCTCTTGCTATGCTAAGTGCAGTCGTCGAAGCAATATATCCTTATATTGGATTGTTTTTTTCAGCTGCTATTATTGATCATTTATTAAGTAAGGAATTTAAGACTGCAATTTTTCTAACAATATTAATGATAAGCTTAGATTTTCTTGTAGGGTTGCTCGTTGATTTGTTAAAGCAAATCTGTGATTACAAATCAAAAGAATCTCTAAACAATATGAAGATATTGATTCGAAAGAAAGCATTTGAACTTGATTATGAAACAATGGAAAAGGCGGATGTTCTTCAAAAAATAAGTTCAACCGAATTTACGATGAGCATGTATGGAGGCGTTGGCTACTTAATAATCAAGTATAAAGAAATGCTAGGAGCGTTATTATCTGCAATCACAGCAATTGTGTTAGTTATAAATCTTTGTATCTCAAAGCCATTAAAGACAGTTGCTTTTATGAAATTAGCAAGCCTTCCTTTTTCTATTATTTCATTTATTATCTTTTTTGCGTTCTTATTTATGATAACAAATAAGAAAAATTTATATTATGGAAAAAAGCAAGAAACTAATTTTAATTCCCATATAAAAGCAGAGCAACAAATTCAATATATGGTGATGGATGTTTTCTTTGACTATACAAAAGGAAAATACATTCGTATCTTTGGAATGAAAGAAATGCTTTTAGATATCTTTGATTATTGGAAAAAGCCAACACGAAAAGTATATGAAAATATGTGTGAGTATGAAAAGAATTCTTTATTACTAGACAGTATCATTGGTGGAGTGTTTACCATCTATACTTACATGCTTGTTTTGATTAAAATTTTAGCTGGTGCAGTTAGCGTGGGATCATTTACAAAATATACAGGCGCATTTTCACAATTTAATCAATCCATTATGGATATGCAGAGCAAAAATACTGAAATTCGTAAGATATGTAGTTATCTTAGTAGTTTTATTGATTTTATGAAACTTGAAAATAAGAGGGAAACTGGGACAATACCTATTGAGAAGCGTCTTGACAATGAATATGAGATTGAATTTCATGATGTAAGCTTTTCTTACCCTGGTAGCAGTGAAAAAGTATTAGACCGTGTGTCCTGTAAAGTAACATTAAAAGATAAAATAGCAGTAGTAGGCTGCAATGGCGCTGGTAAAACGACGTTTATAAAATTGCTTTGTAGGTTATATGATCCAACAGAAGGAGTAATCACATTAAATGGTATTGATATCAAAAAATATGATTATGAATCCTATATAAAGCTTTTTGGTGTAGTATTTCAGGACTTTTCCTTGTTTGCGTTTCCAATTCGGGAAAATATAGCTGCAAGTAAAGAGGTGGATGAAGGGAAAATTTGGGATAGTCTACAAAAAGCAGGGATAAAAGAACGTATTGAAGCAATGCCGATGAAACTTTCTACACCACTTTATAAATACGATGAGGGTGGTATGGAAGTAAGTGGCGGTGAGGCGCAAAAACTTGCAATTGCCAGAGCAATTTATAAGGATGCACCATTTGTAGTACTAGATGAACCGACGGCAGCATTAGATCCTATTAGTGAATATGAGATATATTCAAGATTTGACGAGCTAGTGAAAGATAAAACTAGTATTTATATATCCCATCGCATGAGTAGCTGTAGATTTTGTGATGATATTATTGTATTTGAGCATGGTAAAATCATCGAACGTGGTAGTCATGAGCAATTAATGGAAGAGGATGGAGCTTATTCTAACCTTTGGAATGCCCAGGCTCAGTATTATACATAATCCTTTTCTTGAAAATTCTAGTAAAGATAGTAAAAAGGCATTAAAAAGACAGCATTAAAAAAACAGGATTTATAGCAGAACTCTATAATTTCTAATTTCTTGTGTTAAAAAAATCCGGCTGTAGTCGAAACAGCCGGATTTTTTAATAATATGGAAATACAGATAAATTAAATTCCCTAAGTTCTTATTTTATTTCAATATTTAGTCCAATTTGTAAATCATCAATAAATTCATTTATCCTACCTTCATAATTCACCCAAATATCACGATTTTTATAGCTACTCGTTTCATAAAGATTTAAAAAATCAATGTGATCTTGTTTTAAAAGAGTATTCAACTCTCCCTTAATTTGCTCTTCAAGGTATAGCTTTAATTTATTTGGTAAGGAAGTATCCATACTGGAATCCGATTGTAAATTTTCTGATATCCCGTTGATATTAAATTGCACATATGGCACATGATTCGTATATTCATATTTGGTTTTGCATTTTACATCCTTTAACCGAATAACATCATCACCGATTCGAAAGACATAATCGGTACCTTTTCCTTGAAGAATTTCATAGATTTTACGTTGTTCTTCCGTGATTATTTTAAGTTCAGAATCCTTATAAAAGATCACGCCACCATTTAAAGCGATAGAAGATTCTTCCTCTTTAAGCATTGGAATTAGAAGAGATTTCGTATAATCCAAACAATTCATTATACTACCAAGGGTTGCATTATCTTTCATGTTTAAGTTGTTCTTATTTAGCTTTTTTAAATAATCTCCGATACTACCGCCAATTTTACTATTCATATCCAATAAGTTGTTTGCGCCATCGGGATAGTAAAATAATAAAACATTTCGTGACAACATATATTGATTATCAATGTATCTTAAAAATTCTTTTAGCTTTTCTTGGTCTAAGAAGATAGAGCCGTCTAAAACAATTGCTTTTAAATGCCTATAATCAAGGCGTTTCTCAGAGTTTAAATTATAAAGAACTTCAATTTCTGGAAGTGTTTCAGCACTAAAATTGCGTAACAAACGTTCTTTTGCTGCTTCGTTTGATTGACCAGTAATTGCATCTAAATCGGGGAGTGCAAATGTTACGTTGTATTTATCGGTATAAGAAATTCCTAACGCGAGCACAAAATCTCTATCTTGTATTTCAACCATGTCAGAGCAACCAGTGACTGTAAAGGAGATAAGGAATATGATTAAAATCAAAGAAATAACTTTTATTTTTTTAAATAACGTTACTTTATTCATGGCGTATTCCTTTCCCAGATTTAATTTTATCAATACCAAACACTATAAGTGGCATAAGAATCGATTGAGGTACTCCAATATATATTAGATATTTATTTAAATTGGCGAGAATAATATCTATTTTAATTGGCTTCATACAAATTAAGAAAATCAATATTGCAAAAATGATAAGATAATATTCACGTTTTTTAGCATTCGTAATACTTTTTGCAATGTTACTAATATGGTACAGTAAGGTGCTTGAAATGAAAAAAATACTTATCATCCAAAAGGCGAGAACAATTGCATCGAGTCTTTGTATGAAACCTCCGGGAACTTCTAAGAGTTGCATTACTATAATCGTTGACCATATTTTTTGATTCGTACTATAAATACCAAGTAAGCCAACTACCATAATAAAGAAAAATATATTTATGACAGTTGATGTTATAATTGCGTGTATCACATTTTTTTGACTACGTTTATCGTCTTGTTTTATAGCAGCAGATTCGAATAATATAAATTCAGCAGCAGAATACGTTAAAAAAATCGAAAATCCTGTACGTAAAATAGAACCACCATCTGTTGTTAATATAGGAAGTAAATTAGGAATATCAACCTTTGGAACTCCTAAAAGTAACAAAAGAACAAGAGGGATTAAGACAACAAGATAAAGGAATTCAGTTAATCTTGCACGAACTTCAATTTCTTTTGAAGCCAAATATAAGGTTAAAACGATAAGAAATAGTAAAATAATTTTATAATTAGTATTCGGCAATAAAGTTTCATTTATAATATTTGAGAAAAGATTAAAAACGAAGATACATAGAATTAAAAATTTTATGATATATAAAATGCCAAAAATAAAAGTAATAAATTTACCAACGGTATCTTTACTATAGGTGAAGTAGTCGCTATTTACCCTCCTTGTAAAATATAACATGAGTAAACTATAAAGAAGTGCAAGGACAGATCCTAATATAATTGCTAGGATTCCATCTTTGCCAGCGCCCACAGAGGCTATCTGTGGCACAATCATAATAGATATACTTAGAATATCTAATACGAGCATTTTTCTAAATTGTGAGCTTGAAATTTTAAAATTCCTCGGAAACATAGCGATTCACCTACTTACCATTTCTTTTTTTATCACGTTCTTTTAAACGGACTTTTTGATCTTCATTTGCATAAAATGGACGTTTCTTTTGCTTGAAAATTGGGTATTTCAAGATAGAATCGCCAATCGTACTTTCTTTCTTGTGATTCACTGCAACAAATGGAGAGAGATAAGGTACTCCAAAACTTTCTAAACTTGCTAGGTGGATAAAGACAAGCATTAAACCAATTATAAATCCAAACAAACCCAATATAGCAGATAAGATAATAATCATATATCGAATTAAACGAAACGCAGAGGAAAAGGTTTCATTTGGTATAGTAAAAGAAGCAATCGCAGTAAAGGCTACAACAATTACTACCATAGAACTTACTAAGTTAGCACTTACCGCTGCCTCGCCGATAATTAATCCTCCGACAATACCAATGGTATTCCCCAGTGGACTAGGAAGCCGTATCCCGGCTTCAGATAATAATTCAAAGGCTATCTGCAAGATAATAACTTCTAAGACAATGGAAAACGGGACACCCCGTCTTGCAGCAGCAAATGAGAGAGCTAAGGAGGTAGGAATCATTTCAGGTTGGTAATTGGTAATGGCGATGTATAATCCAGGAGCTCCAATCGCTATGATGGATGCGAGATATCTTAATATTCTTATAAAAGATACCACTTCCCATCTATTATAATAGTCATCAGAGGCTTGAAAAAATGAGCTTAGTGTGACTGGGAAGAGCATTGCCATTGGTGAGTTATCTACCAATATGGCAACTCTACCTTCTAACAAAGCAGATGCTACTTTATCTGGTCGTTCTGTCGACTGAAATTGTGGGAAAGGAGAGTACCAGGCATGTTCGGTAAGATGCTCTAGCATACCAATATCAAAGATACCATCAATTACAAATTGATCAATTCTTTCTTTTATTTCGTTTATTATGTCTTCATGTGCAAGGTCAGATATATAAACTATGGTTATATCTGTACGACTTCTGATTCCAACTTTAAGGGGATCCATTTTAAGTTTAGTATCACGAATGCGTCGTCGTATTAAAGCCTTATTGATAGCGACACTTTCGGTAAAACTATCCTTTGCTCCTCTAATTGTGACTTCTGTTTTGACTTCTGACACACCCCGACTAGGATAGCTCTTTAAAGATATCATAAGAGCTTTATTAAAACCGTCAATTAACAAGACAACATCACCAGACATAATTGCTTGTGTTATTTCATCCATCGTGGTTAGTTCTTTGATATCTGCTGTCTGTAATGCATGGGCTTTGATATAATCAAATTGATGTTCTGATGGTAGGTCGTCCATCCTGTATAATAAATTATCAATAATGTTCTGCTCCAGTGACTTTCTATCTATCATAAGATCAACATAGGAAAGATAGATATTTACTTTTTGCGAACCACCAATGGTTAATTTACGTTTAATAACATCACTGCAAGATACAAATAAAGTTTCAAGGGTTTTTATATTTTCATCTAGCTTTTTTGTCAAAGGTAAGGTAACAACATTATTTTCGTCATGGGATTTCTTCATAATTTCCTCCATGCTGCTACTGGCAGCAAAATTATTGTGCGTAAAGAATTTTCTGTGCTCATTTATGACGGATATGCCTATTTTCAGCCCATCCTTGTAAAATTTATTTATTTTTTGATTCGTTGGGAACTTTCGTTAATTATTATAATTATCATCAAAAATCCCAAGAATATGCATTAGATATACTATTTCTATCCATAGTTAAATTGATTGAATGATTTGAAAATATGCGACAATATTACTAAAATCCATTTATACCTAGGACTTTTATACTATACAATAAAAAGGAAAATATATTATATTTCATACAAATATTACCGATATATAATTAATATGGGCTAAATAAAAAAAATCAATTATATTGAATATTTATTAGAATTTAAATGAAGCTCCATATATCAGGCGATTTAATGGATAAATACAACTAAATACGAATGTAAAAAAATGATGCGTTGAACTATAGTCAATATCTGGGCACTTTGGGCTATAGGGAGCAAGTGGTGCAACCGGCATTTTTTTTTGTTGCCCTTTTTTACTTTTTATGCGGTTTTTGGAGTCCTTAAATATGCTTTGATGCCAAAGATTAAATCAAAGTAGGAGGAAAGTATGGAAGTACTAAGAAGGAAGAAAAGTATTTTTAACAGGGTTTTATGTTTACTTCTTTGTGTAACTATGGTTATGACCAGCATTCCATTTTCAGCGAATGCGGCATCTACTAAAAAGTTTATCAAAGCAGAACCGCAAGTATTCGTACCATCCAGTGGTGAAAAGGCAACGATAACATTTAATTTAGAAAATAAGCATGTTGTCAATGTCATGATTATGGACGGGAAAAAAGTAGTCGCTTACCTTGCGAAAAACAGGGAGTACAAAGGTGGCTATGAAACCCATGAATTGCAATGGGATGGTAAGGACGAGAGTGGAAGCTACGTAAAAAGTGGAACTTATAAGGTAGTTGTAGAGCCACAAGATAAGTATAAAAAGTATAAGTCCATTACCAATATTGCTGTCATAGGTGATAACAATAGTGAACTTTATATTTCACCGAATGTAAATGGAACCATTTTTAAAGTTTATGGAAAAGGTGGTAAAAAGCAGGGGGTAAATAAGGTTAACCTCTCTGTAACTGCAGATGGGGAAGCTGTAAAAAGTATCAGTGCTACAATAAGTGATAACTTATGGTATGCGGAACTTCCGATGACAAGTTATAAACTTTATAACATTAAAGCATCGGTATCAAGTTCCAGTGGAAATAGTACAAAATCAATTACAGCGGTACGCCATACGTTTCGTGTAACCGACCGGCTGGAATATTTAGCATCTGCTTATTATGGTGATTATAAAAAAGATGCTGCAATTATCCGCGATAATGGGCTTTATGGAACCTATACCAATAGTGGTGAATTGGTGGGATCAAGTATTCTTATCATTGACCCATCA
This window contains:
- a CDS encoding Ger(x)C family spore germination protein encodes the protein MNKVTLFKKIKVISLILIIFLISFTVTGCSDMVEIQDRDFVLALGISYTDKYNVTFALPDLDAITGQSNEAAKERLLRNFSAETLPEIEVLYNLNSEKRLDYRHLKAIVLDGSIFLDQEKLKEFLRYIDNQYMLSRNVLLFYYPDGANNLLDMNSKIGGSIGDYLKKLNKNNLNMKDNATLGSIMNCLDYTKSLLIPMLKEEESSIALNGGVIFYKDSELKIITEEQRKIYEILQGKGTDYVFRIGDDVIRLKDVKCKTKYEYTNHVPYVQFNINGISENLQSDSSMDTSLPNKLKLYLEEQIKGELNTLLKQDHIDFLNLYETSSYKNRDIWVNYEGRINEFIDDLQIGLNIEIK
- a CDS encoding ABC transporter ATP-binding protein codes for the protein MQKNYTLWQNIRYTFKKVYDYVGISYFAYAMFQILFEIAAPFLTMALPSVVIAAITLENRVETSILKVLFYVVLLMVVRIGLTFLKQTTTSKTFLFRIDFMREMLVHTTEMDYEKLECPKGQDMLTKARFAVYAGNDVGIEALANKTSALIAQIGGFILYAMISANMSIFILITLIITTLIIVILNHKNRSFIQKHKEDWTPYDKKLDYLQNQAIDTKNGKDIRLYQLKNWFLDSFKEYTEKRFYWYKKEYRRYYLVNAAERIMNLVRDGVVYAYLIYQMIHGMPLDQFLLYIGVAAGFGTWMKEIFQKYHGMQVDSDYLNDYRSFMEYGIVENQEQKQKQKQKQKQKQKQEQKQEQEQKQEQKLKQNKKQKQKQIQKQKQIQEPIQNQIQNQDKNRELTPKNSKSHEIVLEHVSFKYPGNEEYTLRDINLTIRAGEKLAVVGMNGAGKSTLIKLISGLYTPTEGKIYLDGIDIQTFRKEDYFKEFAVVFQEVFAFAFHLDENIVCVKRSEINEERLTQAVKKADLTEKIQELPKKMDTMMLKKLDEEGVEFSGGEMQKLMLARALYKDAPVIILDEPTAALDPIAESNLYEKYQSLTEDKTSIFISHRLSSTRFCDRIIFVKDGRIMEEGTHDELMDKHGEYAKMFAVQSHYYQKNLENNEEELCYEG
- a CDS encoding ABC transporter ATP-binding protein, translated to MKDKLKEKLGFHKKGFELMAMVHKTDSSTIPLAMLSAVVEAIYPYIGLFFSAAIIDHLLSKEFKTAIFLTILMISLDFLVGLLVDLLKQICDYKSKESLNNMKILIRKKAFELDYETMEKADVLQKISSTEFTMSMYGGVGYLIIKYKEMLGALLSAITAIVLVINLCISKPLKTVAFMKLASLPFSIISFIIFFAFLFMITNKKNLYYGKKQETNFNSHIKAEQQIQYMVMDVFFDYTKGKYIRIFGMKEMLLDIFDYWKKPTRKVYENMCEYEKNSLLLDSIIGGVFTIYTYMLVLIKILAGAVSVGSFTKYTGAFSQFNQSIMDMQSKNTEIRKICSYLSSFIDFMKLENKRETGTIPIEKRLDNEYEIEFHDVSFSYPGSSEKVLDRVSCKVTLKDKIAVVGCNGAGKTTFIKLLCRLYDPTEGVITLNGIDIKKYDYESYIKLFGVVFQDFSLFAFPIRENIAASKEVDEGKIWDSLQKAGIKERIEAMPMKLSTPLYKYDEGGMEVSGGEAQKLAIARAIYKDAPFVVLDEPTAALDPISEYEIYSRFDELVKDKTSIYISHRMSSCRFCDDIIVFEHGKIIERGSHEQLMEEDGAYSNLWNAQAQYYT
- a CDS encoding spore germination protein yields the protein MKKSHDENNVVTLPLTKKLDENIKTLETLFVSCSDVIKRKLTIGGSQKVNIYLSYVDLMIDRKSLEQNIIDNLLYRMDDLPSEHQFDYIKAHALQTADIKELTTMDEITQAIMSGDVVLLIDGFNKALMISLKSYPSRGVSEVKTEVTIRGAKDSFTESVAINKALIRRRIRDTKLKMDPLKVGIRSRTDITIVYISDLAHEDIINEIKERIDQFVIDGIFDIGMLEHLTEHAWYSPFPQFQSTERPDKVASALLEGRVAILVDNSPMAMLFPVTLSSFFQASDDYYNRWEVVSFIRILRYLASIIAIGAPGLYIAITNYQPEMIPTSLALSFAAARRGVPFSIVLEVIILQIAFELLSEAGIRLPSPLGNTIGIVGGLIIGEAAVSANLVSSMVVIVVAFTAIASFTIPNETFSSAFRLIRYMIIILSAILGLFGFIIGLMLVFIHLASLESFGVPYLSPFVAVNHKKESTIGDSILKYPIFKQKKRPFYANEDQKVRLKERDKKRNGK
- a CDS encoding GerAB/ArcD/ProY family transporter; its protein translation is MFPRNFKISSSQFRKMLVLDILSISIMIVPQIASVGAGKDGILAIILGSVLALLYSLLMLYFTRRVNSDYFTYSKDTVGKFITFIFGILYIIKFLILCIFVFNLFSNIINETLLPNTNYKIILLFLIVLTLYLASKEIEVRARLTEFLYLVVLIPLVLLLLLGVPKVDIPNLLPILTTDGGSILRTGFSIFLTYSAAEFILFESAAIKQDDKRSQKNVIHAIITSTVINIFFFIMVVGLLGIYSTNQKIWSTIIVMQLLEVPGGFIQRLDAIVLAFWMISIFFISSTLLYHISNIAKSITNAKKREYYLIIFAILIFLICMKPIKIDIILANLNKYLIYIGVPQSILMPLIVFGIDKIKSGKGIRHE